A stretch of Roseovarius sp. M141 DNA encodes these proteins:
- a CDS encoding universal stress protein yields the protein MPIKSLFTVLTDPALIAPALDAAMVLARTHDAHLDIMCIGVDASQIGYFHASASAALVEQCLVRAQDRAEEIRTAANAYMQGTDIHWCSQIEVAPMADMGRRIGGEARFADLAVLPQPYGEAAGGEVEAAAEACLFNGRLPALIVPEGAAVSAAPERVMIAWNDSFEAMSAVRAALPILVRATRVHVVIVDPPVHGPDRSDPGGRVSQFLARHGLHVEIDVLARTLPRVPDVLLRHAVDTDADLMVLGAYGHSRLREAMFGGATRNLLEHAHLPLFMSR from the coding sequence ATGCCAATAAAATCCCTCTTCACAGTGCTGACCGATCCCGCGTTGATCGCGCCCGCGCTCGATGCGGCGATGGTTCTGGCGCGAACGCACGATGCCCATCTCGATATCATGTGCATTGGCGTGGATGCCTCGCAGATCGGCTATTTTCACGCTTCCGCGTCGGCCGCGCTGGTTGAACAATGCCTTGTGCGCGCACAGGACCGCGCGGAAGAGATCCGCACCGCCGCCAACGCGTATATGCAGGGCACCGATATCCACTGGTGCAGCCAGATCGAGGTCGCGCCTATGGCCGACATGGGCAGACGCATCGGCGGCGAGGCGCGCTTTGCCGATCTGGCCGTGCTGCCGCAACCTTACGGCGAAGCCGCCGGAGGCGAGGTCGAAGCCGCCGCCGAGGCGTGCCTGTTCAATGGCCGCCTGCCCGCTCTGATCGTGCCGGAGGGCGCCGCTGTATCGGCCGCGCCGGAACGAGTGATGATCGCATGGAATGACAGCTTCGAGGCCATGAGCGCGGTGCGCGCCGCGCTGCCGATCCTGGTGCGCGCAACGCGGGTGCATGTGGTCATCGTCGACCCGCCCGTTCACGGCCCCGACAGATCGGACCCCGGCGGACGCGTGTCACAATTCCTGGCCCGCCACGGCCTGCATGTCGAGATCGACGTCCTGGCGCGCACCCTGCCCCGCGTGCCCGACGTGCTGCTGCGCCACGCGGTCGATACGGATGCGGATCTGATGGTGCTGGGCGCTTATGGCCATTCGCGCCTGCGCGAGGCGATGTTCGGGGGCGCCACACGCAACCTGTTGGAACACGCGCATCTGCCGCTATTCATGTCGCGCTGA
- the fnrL gene encoding transcriptional regulator FnrL, with the protein MFADHISQMPQECGNCPIRHTAVCARCNPDELEQLDRIKYNRSFQAGQTVIWSGDRMDFVGSVVSGIATLTQTMEDGRTQMVGLLLPSDFVGRPGRNEAAYNVIATSDLVMCCFRKRPFEQIIRDTPRISQRLLEMTLDELDAAREWMLVLGRKTAREKIASLLAIIARRSALADRAGPDGRTVFDLPLTREAMADYLGLTLETVSRQISALKRDGVISLHGKRHVTVPDFARLLNEAGDDVQTLMIQ; encoded by the coding sequence ATGTTTGCAGATCATATTAGTCAGATGCCGCAGGAGTGCGGAAATTGTCCCATCAGGCACACCGCCGTCTGTGCGCGCTGCAATCCAGACGAGTTGGAACAGCTGGACCGAATAAAGTATAATCGCAGCTTTCAGGCGGGCCAGACTGTCATCTGGTCCGGGGACCGGATGGATTTTGTCGGGTCGGTGGTGTCAGGCATCGCCACGTTGACCCAGACCATGGAGGACGGGCGCACTCAGATGGTGGGGCTGCTTCTGCCCAGCGATTTCGTCGGGCGCCCTGGCCGCAATGAGGCGGCGTATAATGTGATTGCGACCAGCGATCTGGTCATGTGCTGTTTCCGCAAGCGCCCGTTCGAGCAGATTATCCGTGACACACCGCGCATCTCGCAGCGGCTGCTGGAAATGACCCTCGACGAACTGGACGCAGCCCGTGAGTGGATGCTGGTGCTGGGCCGCAAGACCGCGCGCGAGAAGATCGCGTCGCTTCTGGCCATCATCGCGCGGCGCAGCGCGCTGGCCGACAGGGCGGGGCCGGATGGCCGGACGGTGTTCGATCTGCCGCTGACCCGCGAGGCCATGGCCGATTATCTGGGCCTGACGCTGGAGACTGTCAGCCGCCAGATATCCGCGCTGAAGCGCGACGGCGTGATTTCGCTGCACGGCAAGCGGCACGTTACCGTCCCCGATTTCGCACGCCTGCTGAACGAGGCGGGCGATGACGTACAGACATTGATGATACAGTGA
- a CDS encoding ABC transporter ATP-binding protein has translation MSLLEVENLTIAFRQDGQRVQAVHGVSFTVDRGETVALVGESGSGKSVTALSTVSLLGDSAEVGGSVRYDGQEMIGASERQLRKVRGNDISFIFQEPMTSLNPLHTLKRQLAESLELHQGLKGAAARARVVELLTEVGIRDPESRLDAYPHQLSGGQRQRVMIAMALANGPDILIADEPTTALDVTIQAQILDLLADLKSRDMGLLFITHDLTIVRRIADKVCVMKDGRIVEAGPTAEVFDNPQHAYTRKLLNAQAVGRPDPVPEAAPVIVETENLRVWFPIQKGFLKKTVGHVKAVNDASITVRAGETLGIVGESGSGKTTLALAIMRLIASEGRITFAGEDVNGWSTRKLRRRRADMQIVFQDPYGSLSPRMTCAEIISEGLGVHGNPAGRGDKRSLRDLVGDVLDEVELPRDVMDRYPHEFSGGQRQRIAIARAMILRPRLLVLDEPTSALDMTVQVQIVGLLRRLQVKYGLAYLFISHDLLVVRAMSHKIIVMKQGDVIESGTAEDLFERPQTEYARSLLHAARHPAG, from the coding sequence ATGAGCCTTCTGGAAGTCGAGAACCTGACAATTGCCTTTCGTCAGGACGGCCAGCGCGTGCAGGCGGTGCATGGTGTCAGCTTTACCGTGGACCGGGGCGAGACGGTCGCGCTGGTCGGCGAGAGCGGGTCGGGTAAATCGGTGACTGCGCTGTCCACCGTGTCGCTGCTGGGCGATTCCGCCGAGGTGGGCGGGTCCGTGCGCTATGACGGGCAGGAAATGATCGGCGCGTCCGAGAGGCAGTTGCGCAAGGTTCGCGGCAACGACATCAGCTTTATCTTTCAGGAGCCGATGACGTCGCTGAACCCGCTGCACACGTTGAAGCGGCAGTTGGCGGAGTCGCTGGAATTACATCAGGGGCTAAAGGGGGCCGCGGCGCGTGCGCGGGTCGTCGAACTGCTGACCGAGGTCGGCATACGCGATCCCGAAAGCCGACTGGATGCCTATCCGCACCAACTGTCCGGCGGGCAGCGGCAGCGCGTGATGATCGCCATGGCACTGGCAAATGGGCCCGACATCCTGATCGCGGACGAGCCGACGACGGCGCTGGACGTGACCATTCAGGCGCAGATCCTCGACTTGCTGGCCGATCTGAAGAGCCGCGACATGGGGCTGCTGTTCATCACGCACGATCTGACCATCGTGCGCCGCATCGCCGACAAGGTTTGCGTGATGAAGGATGGCCGCATCGTCGAAGCCGGGCCGACCGCCGAGGTATTTGACAATCCGCAGCACGCCTATACGCGCAAGCTTTTGAATGCGCAGGCGGTTGGCCGACCCGATCCCGTGCCCGAGGCGGCGCCGGTGATCGTCGAGACGGAAAATCTGCGCGTCTGGTTTCCCATTCAGAAGGGTTTCCTGAAAAAGACGGTCGGCCATGTGAAGGCCGTCAACGACGCCAGCATCACCGTGCGCGCGGGCGAAACGCTGGGCATCGTGGGCGAATCTGGCTCGGGCAAGACCACGCTGGCGCTGGCGATCATGCGGCTGATCGCGTCCGAGGGGCGCATCACCTTCGCGGGCGAGGATGTGAATGGCTGGTCGACCCGCAAGCTGCGCCGCCGCCGGGCCGATATGCAGATCGTGTTTCAGGACCCATATGGCAGCCTGTCACCGCGCATGACCTGCGCCGAGATCATATCGGAAGGGCTTGGCGTGCATGGCAACCCTGCGGGGCGCGGCGATAAAAGGTCTCTGCGCGATCTGGTGGGCGATGTGCTGGACGAGGTGGAACTGCCGCGCGACGTAATGGACCGCTATCCGCACGAGTTTTCGGGTGGGCAGCGCCAGCGGATCGCCATTGCGCGAGCGATGATCCTGCGACCCCGGCTGCTGGTTCTGGACGAGCCGACAAGCGCGCTGGACATGACGGTGCAGGTGCAGATCGTGGGTCTTTTGCGCCGTTTGCAGGTGAAATACGGGCTGGCCTACCTTTTTATCAGTCACGATCTGTTGGTCGTGCGCGCGATGAGCCACAAGATCATCGTGATGAAGCAGGGCGATGTGATCGAGTCGGGCACTGCCGAGGATCTGTTCGAACGTCCCCAAACAGAGTACGCGCGCAGCCTGCTGCACGCGGCGCGCCATCCTGCCGGTTAA
- a CDS encoding ABC transporter permease — MALSPLNQRRWRNFRRNRRAFWSLILFTIVFGLSLFAEFLANDKPILVQYRGEFYAPIFKFYPETEFGGDFKTEAIYRDPEVRCLIASGGLDTCFDNPEGVIAQAATGEVDGEKVEAGWAIWPPIPYSYDTPVDRPGAAPLPPNAQNLLGTDNTKRDVLARVIYGFRLSVLFTLIVTTLASILGIAAGAVQGYFGGWLDLTFQRFIEIWAATPQLYVIIILFAILPRGFWLLVAITVLFGWMALVGVVRAEFLRARNLEYVRAAKALGVSNGRIMFRHMLPNAMVATLTMLPFVITGTISLLAGLDFLGFGLPSSSPSLGELTLQAKNNLQAPWLAFTAFFAFAIMLSLLVFIFEGVRDAFDPRKTFQ; from the coding sequence ATGGCCCTGTCGCCGCTTAACCAGCGCCGCTGGCGCAATTTCCGGCGCAACCGGCGCGCGTTCTGGTCGCTGATCCTGTTCACGATCGTGTTCGGGCTGAGCCTCTTTGCCGAGTTTCTGGCGAATGACAAGCCGATCCTCGTGCAGTATCGCGGCGAGTTTTATGCGCCGATCTTCAAGTTCTATCCGGAAACGGAGTTTGGTGGCGATTTCAAGACCGAGGCAATTTACCGCGACCCCGAGGTGCGCTGCCTGATCGCGTCGGGGGGGCTGGATACGTGTTTTGACAATCCCGAAGGGGTGATCGCACAGGCCGCGACCGGCGAGGTGGATGGCGAGAAGGTCGAGGCGGGCTGGGCCATCTGGCCGCCAATTCCCTACAGCTATGACACGCCCGTCGACCGCCCCGGCGCGGCGCCGTTGCCGCCCAATGCGCAGAACCTGCTGGGCACCGACAATACCAAACGCGACGTGCTGGCGCGGGTGATCTACGGGTTCCGCCTGTCGGTGCTGTTCACGTTGATCGTCACCACGCTGGCATCGATCCTCGGGATCGCGGCGGGGGCGGTGCAGGGCTATTTCGGCGGCTGGCTGGACCTGACATTTCAGCGATTCATCGAGATATGGGCCGCGACGCCGCAGCTATACGTCATCATCATCCTGTTCGCGATCCTGCCGCGCGGCTTCTGGCTGCTGGTGGCAATCACGGTGCTGTTTGGCTGGATGGCGCTGGTGGGTGTGGTGCGGGCCGAATTCCTGCGCGCGCGCAATCTGGAATATGTGCGAGCGGCCAAGGCGCTGGGCGTCAGCAACGGGCGGATCATGTTCCGGCACATGCTGCCCAACGCGATGGTGGCGACGCTGACGATGCTGCCCTTTGTCATCACCGGCACGATATCGCTGCTGGCGGGGCTTGATTTTCTGGGCTTCGGCCTGCCGTCGTCATCGCCCAGCCTGGGCGAATTGACGCTGCAGGCGAAGAACAACCTTCAGGCGCCGTGGCTGGCCTTCACCGCGTTTTTCGCCTTTGCGATCATGCTGTCGCTGCTGGTCTTTATCTTTGAGGGCGTGCGGGATGCGTTCGACCCCAGAAAGACGTTTCAATGA
- a CDS encoding microcin C ABC transporter permease YejB, whose protein sequence is MGAYILRRLLLIIPTLVGIMIINFALVQFVPGGPVEQAIANMQGKGDVFDSFAGGGSDAGTAMDVGGGDKYVGARGLPPEMIAELEKQFGLDKPPLERFGLMMWNYLHFDFGESYFRKINVTDLVLEKMPVSISLGLWSTLIAYLISIPLGVAKAVRDGSSFDTWTSGVIIVAYAIPAFLFAIMLLVLFAGGSYWKLFPLRGLTSDNFEQLSLIGKALDYLWHIALPVLASTIAAFATLTLLTKNSFLDEVKKQYVMTARAKGLSERQVLYGHVFRNAMLIVIAGFPTVFIGIFFGGSVLIETIFSLDGLGRLGFEAAVGRDYPVMFGTLFLFGLIGLVVNIFSDLMYVLVDPRIDFEKREG, encoded by the coding sequence ATGGGAGCCTACATACTGCGGCGTCTGCTGCTGATCATCCCTACGCTTGTGGGGATCATGATCATCAACTTTGCCTTGGTGCAGTTCGTGCCGGGCGGCCCGGTCGAGCAGGCCATTGCCAACATGCAAGGCAAGGGCGACGTGTTCGACAGCTTTGCCGGTGGCGGCAGCGATGCAGGCACGGCGATGGATGTCGGCGGCGGGGACAAATATGTCGGCGCGCGCGGTCTGCCGCCCGAGATGATCGCCGAGCTGGAAAAGCAGTTCGGTCTGGACAAACCGCCGCTGGAGCGGTTCGGGCTGATGATGTGGAACTACCTGCATTTCGATTTCGGCGAGAGCTATTTCCGCAAGATAAATGTGACCGATCTGGTGCTGGAGAAGATGCCGGTGTCGATCAGCCTCGGCCTGTGGTCGACGTTGATCGCCTATCTGATTTCGATCCCGCTGGGCGTGGCCAAGGCAGTGCGCGACGGCAGCAGTTTCGATACCTGGACCAGCGGCGTCATCATCGTGGCCTATGCGATCCCGGCGTTTTTGTTCGCGATCATGCTGCTGGTGCTGTTCGCGGGAGGCAGTTACTGGAAGCTGTTTCCGCTGCGCGGCCTGACCTCGGACAATTTCGAGCAGCTCAGCCTGATCGGCAAGGCGCTGGATTACCTGTGGCACATCGCGCTGCCGGTGCTGGCCAGCACCATCGCGGCCTTTGCCACGCTGACGCTGCTGACCAAGAACAGCTTTCTGGACGAGGTGAAAAAACAATACGTGATGACCGCCCGCGCCAAGGGTCTGAGCGAACGGCAGGTGCTGTATGGCCATGTGTTCCGCAATGCGATGTTGATCGTGATCGCGGGCTTTCCGACGGTGTTCATCGGGATCTTCTTTGGCGGATCGGTCCTGATCGAGACGATATTTTCGCTGGATGGGCTGGGCCGGCTGGGGTTCGAGGCGGCCGTGGGCCGCGATTATCCGGTGATGTTCGGCACGCTGTTCCTGTTCGGTCTGATCGGGTTGGTGGTCAATATCTTCAGCGACTTGATGTATGTGCTGGTCGATCCGCGCATCGACTTTGAAAAGCGGGAGGGCTGA
- a CDS encoding extracellular solute-binding protein: MSGLFRAALTGLAIAALAAQGALAQDADGEITRSHGYSYFGDLKYPADFTHFDYVNPDAPKGGEIALDASGTFDSMNPYSRKGRAGAYSWMVYESLLGEMPATSEGLPADTYGESYGLLAESLEYDAGKNWVIFHMRPEARFSDGTPVTAHDVVFSHNLFLDQGLQSYADGVRRRVTGAEALDDHTVKFTFAPGISRRSLVDQVGAVPVFPKAWYEETGARLDEPRLDAAPGSGPYMMDKAEVNRRIVYKRNPDYWGRDLPINVGRHNFDTIRIEYFTDDSAAFQAFTAGEYTFRQETNSKTWATGYDFPAVQKGWVKLEDLPDGTPPSPSGIIFNLGRETLKDKRVRQAIALAFNFEWTNESLQYGLFKQRESFVQDTPLQAIGAPEGAELDLLQSLGDVIPPEMLTEPAVMPHASDAGRLNDRRNLRRAMGLLDEAGWPVGADGMRQNADGTHLSLEFPIPSSGSATIGAVVENFVQNLRAMGIDAKMEKIDPSQYTLRSRDRDYDLVFGSYASFLQPGTGLMQRFGSQEAAFSLFNPAGLASPMVDAIIDAALETDDQQTQDAALMALDRALRYELFMVPAWYNDAHWVAYWDMFEHPEKMPPYALGVLDFWWVNADKAAALKSSGALR; the protein is encoded by the coding sequence ATGTCCGGCCTGTTTCGTGCCGCCCTGACCGGGCTGGCGATTGCCGCGCTGGCGGCGCAGGGCGCGCTGGCGCAGGATGCGGATGGCGAGATTACCCGCTCCCACGGGTACAGCTATTTTGGCGATCTGAAATATCCCGCCGATTTCACGCATTTCGATTACGTCAATCCCGATGCGCCCAAAGGCGGGGAAATCGCGCTGGATGCGTCCGGCACTTTTGATTCGATGAACCCTTATTCGCGCAAGGGCCGCGCCGGGGCCTATTCGTGGATGGTGTATGAAAGCCTTCTGGGGGAAATGCCCGCCACCAGCGAGGGGCTGCCGGCGGACACCTATGGCGAATCCTACGGTCTGTTGGCCGAAAGCCTGGAATATGATGCGGGAAAAAACTGGGTAATTTTTCACATGCGCCCCGAAGCGCGGTTTTCCGACGGCACGCCCGTCACCGCGCATGACGTGGTCTTTTCGCACAACCTGTTTCTGGACCAGGGGCTGCAATCCTATGCCGATGGGGTCAGGCGCCGGGTGACCGGCGCCGAGGCGCTGGACGATCACACCGTCAAATTCACCTTCGCCCCCGGTATTTCGCGTCGGTCGCTGGTCGATCAGGTGGGCGCCGTGCCGGTGTTTCCCAAGGCATGGTACGAGGAAACCGGCGCGCGTCTGGACGAGCCGCGCCTTGATGCGGCGCCCGGATCGGGACCGTACATGATGGACAAGGCCGAGGTGAACCGGCGTATCGTGTACAAGCGCAACCCCGACTATTGGGGCCGCGATCTGCCGATCAATGTGGGGCGGCATAATTTCGACACTATCCGGATCGAATATTTTACCGACGATTCTGCCGCGTTTCAGGCGTTTACCGCGGGCGAATACACATTCCGCCAAGAGACGAATTCGAAAACATGGGCGACGGGGTATGATTTTCCCGCCGTGCAAAAGGGATGGGTCAAGCTGGAGGACCTGCCTGACGGCACACCGCCCAGCCCCTCGGGGATCATCTTTAACCTTGGTCGCGAGACGCTGAAGGACAAACGCGTGCGGCAGGCGATCGCGCTGGCCTTCAACTTTGAATGGACGAACGAGAGTCTGCAATATGGTCTGTTCAAGCAGCGCGAATCCTTTGTTCAGGACACCCCGCTGCAAGCGATAGGCGCGCCCGAAGGGGCCGAACTGGACCTGCTGCAAAGCCTTGGCGACGTGATCCCGCCCGAGATGCTGACCGAGCCTGCGGTGATGCCGCACGCCTCGGATGCCGGTCGCCTGAACGACCGGCGCAACCTGCGCCGTGCGATGGGTCTGCTGGACGAGGCTGGCTGGCCCGTGGGTGCGGATGGCATGCGCCAAAATGCGGATGGCACGCACCTGAGCCTTGAATTTCCCATCCCGTCATCGGGGTCCGCCACCATCGGTGCGGTGGTCGAGAATTTCGTGCAGAACCTGCGCGCCATGGGTATCGACGCCAAGATGGAGAAGATCGATCCGTCGCAATACACCCTGCGCAGCCGCGACCGCGACTATGATCTGGTGTTCGGCAGTTATGCGTCATTTTTGCAGCCCGGTACGGGACTGATGCAACGCTTTGGCAGCCAGGAGGCGGCATTTAGCCTGTTCAACCCCGCCGGGCTGGCCAGCCCGATGGTCGATGCGATCATTGACGCGGCGCTGGAGACGGACGATCAGCAGACGCAGGACGCGGCACTGATGGCGCTGGACCGGGCGTTGCGCTACGAGCTGTTCATGGTTCCCGCCTGGTATAATGATGCCCATTGGGTCGCCTATTGGGACATGTTCGAGCATCCCGAAAAGATGCCGCCCTACGCGCTGGGCGTGCTGGATTTCTGGTGGGTCAACGCGGACAAGGCGGCGGCGCTGAAATCCTCCGGCGCGCTGAGGTAG
- a CDS encoding cytochrome c family protein, which produces MFDTMTLTKVLGGFCGAFLVFLLGKFVAEEVYASRVGLHGEEVMQGYLIGTDDDDSGVEETAGPTFDEVYASADAGKGERVFNKCKACHQLEQGANSTGPYLYGVVGRDVDAAEGFGYSGALEKVVDVWTPEHLSGFLENPAGYAPGTAMGFSGLKSVDDRANLIAYLATFGG; this is translated from the coding sequence ATGTTCGACACAATGACACTCACCAAGGTTCTGGGCGGCTTCTGCGGCGCGTTTCTGGTTTTCCTTCTGGGCAAATTCGTGGCCGAAGAAGTGTACGCCTCGCGCGTCGGCCTTCACGGCGAAGAAGTGATGCAGGGGTATTTGATCGGCACAGATGATGACGATAGCGGCGTCGAGGAGACAGCCGGTCCCACCTTTGATGAGGTCTATGCATCGGCCGATGCCGGCAAGGGCGAGCGCGTCTTTAACAAGTGCAAGGCCTGCCACCAGCTGGAACAGGGCGCCAATTCTACAGGTCCCTATCTGTATGGTGTCGTCGGGCGCGATGTGGATGCCGCCGAAGGCTTTGGCTATTCCGGTGCGCTGGAAAAGGTCGTCGACGTCTGGACGCCCGAGCATCTGAGCGGATTTCTGGAAAATCCGGCAGGCTACGCTCCGGGCACCGCCATGGGGTTTTCCGGTCTGAAAAGTGTTGATGACCGCGCCAATCTGATCGCCTATCTGGCAACTTTCGGCGGCTGA
- a CDS encoding prephenate dehydratase: MTQTIAFQGEPGAYSHQACRETYPGAAALPCRTFEDAIEAVRGGTADLAMLPVENSTFGRVADIHHLLPGSGLHIIAEAFVRVRIALLALPGTKLADIEQAMSHPMLLGQCRGFLEAHGIKRITGADTAGSARQVAETAVPETAALASALAGEIYGLDTLADGIEDEGDNTTRFLVMAPAPDLARRGDAGMMTSLVFTVRNIPAALYKAMGGFATNGVNMTKLESYMVGGSFSATQFYADIEGHPEDANVALALEELEYFTSQMNILGVYPRDPRRD; encoded by the coding sequence ATGACCCAGACCATCGCCTTTCAGGGAGAGCCCGGCGCCTATTCGCATCAGGCCTGCCGCGAAACATATCCCGGTGCCGCCGCCCTGCCCTGCCGCACCTTCGAGGACGCAATCGAGGCGGTGCGCGGCGGCACTGCGGATCTGGCGATGCTGCCGGTTGAAAACTCGACTTTCGGGCGCGTGGCCGACATCCACCACCTGTTGCCGGGCAGCGGTCTGCACATCATCGCCGAAGCGTTCGTTCGGGTGCGCATCGCCCTTCTGGCGCTGCCGGGCACAAAGCTGGCCGATATCGAGCAGGCGATGAGCCACCCGATGCTGCTGGGCCAGTGTCGCGGATTTCTGGAAGCCCACGGCATCAAACGTATCACCGGCGCCGACACTGCCGGATCTGCCCGGCAGGTCGCCGAGACCGCCGTACCCGAAACCGCCGCATTGGCCAGCGCGCTGGCCGGCGAAATCTATGGGCTGGATACGCTGGCGGACGGGATCGAGGATGAGGGCGACAATACCACCCGGTTTCTGGTCATGGCGCCCGCACCTGATCTGGCCCGGCGCGGCGACGCGGGAATGATGACCAGCCTGGTCTTTACCGTGCGCAACATTCCCGCCGCGCTTTACAAGGCGATGGGCGGGTTCGCCACCAACGGCGTCAACATGACCAAGCTGGAAAGCTACATGGTTGGCGGATCGTTCTCGGCAACGCAGTTCTATGCCGACATCGAAGGGCACCCGGAGGACGCAAATGTTGCATTGGCGCTGGAGGAACTGGAATATTTCACCAGCCAGATGAACATTCTTGGCGTTTACCCGCGCGATCCGCGCAGAGACTGA
- a CDS encoding SRPBCC family protein, whose amino-acid sequence MKFETREDIEAPIDYAFSQISDFAVLERSLQRRGADVERTIDKTPPAPGIVWDTAFDLRGKRRHLRLEMICYEPPTLMRFAATSKSLDCDVEVELVSLSRGRTRMALAADLKPRTISARLMVQSLKLARTNVTKRFEIRTATFARDLEDRYLRRA is encoded by the coding sequence ATGAAGTTCGAGACACGCGAAGATATCGAAGCACCTATCGACTACGCCTTTTCGCAGATTTCGGATTTTGCCGTGCTTGAGCGGTCGTTGCAGCGGCGCGGCGCGGACGTAGAGCGCACCATAGACAAGACCCCGCCCGCGCCCGGCATCGTGTGGGATACCGCGTTCGACCTGCGCGGCAAACGCCGCCATTTGCGGCTGGAAATGATCTGCTATGAGCCGCCGACGCTCATGCGCTTTGCCGCGACGTCCAAATCGCTTGATTGCGATGTCGAGGTCGAATTGGTGTCGCTATCCCGCGGCCGTACGCGCATGGCGCTGGCTGCTGATCTGAAGCCCCGGACCATTTCGGCGCGCCTGATGGTTCAATCGCTGAAACTGGCCCGCACAAACGTCACCAAGCGGTTCGAGATTCGCACAGCCACGTTTGCCAGGGATCTGGAAGATCGGTATCTGCGCCGCGCCTGA
- the nudC gene encoding NAD(+) diphosphatase yields the protein MKLAEGVTFAGAALDRAAHLRGNAAQLDRAIAELGAETILMWRGKPLVYAGALAPLVRLRPDHPVLAGTRRILLGREGGTGPLILVHDISHWVPEGQDTGTLNSFLDPSEQRHPALPETFIFAELRRIMTLLTPRDAELAATARGLFGWHDSHGFCACCGAPSDISMAGWQRRCPVCAAPHFPRTDPVVIMLITHGNSALLGRSPGWPEGMYSLLAGFVEPGETIEAAVRREVHEETAIKVGEVGYLASQPWPFPASLMMGCYGTALGRDITVDPTEIEDAVWVTREDMMEAFAGRHAFLAPARRGAIAQFLLSNWLADRLD from the coding sequence GTGAAATTGGCCGAGGGCGTGACATTCGCAGGGGCGGCGCTGGACCGCGCGGCGCATCTGCGCGGGAACGCGGCACAACTGGACCGAGCCATCGCCGAGCTGGGCGCCGAAACGATCCTGATGTGGCGCGGCAAGCCGTTGGTGTATGCGGGTGCGTTGGCGCCGCTGGTACGATTGCGGCCTGATCATCCGGTACTGGCCGGGACGCGCCGCATTTTGCTGGGGCGCGAGGGGGGCACGGGGCCGTTGATCCTGGTGCATGACATCTCGCACTGGGTGCCCGAGGGGCAGGATACAGGCACGTTGAACAGCTTCCTGGATCCCAGCGAGCAGCGTCATCCGGCCTTGCCCGAGACGTTCATTTTCGCGGAACTGCGCCGCATCATGACCTTGCTCACCCCGCGCGATGCCGAATTGGCGGCGACGGCGCGGGGTCTTTTCGGCTGGCACGACAGCCACGGGTTCTGCGCCTGCTGCGGTGCGCCCAGCGATATATCGATGGCGGGTTGGCAGCGCCGCTGCCCGGTCTGCGCCGCGCCCCATTTCCCGCGCACTGATCCGGTCGTCATCATGCTGATAACACATGGAAACTCGGCGCTTCTGGGCCGCTCTCCCGGCTGGCCCGAGGGAATGTACTCGCTGCTGGCTGGATTTGTCGAACCGGGCGAAACCATCGAGGCCGCCGTGCGCCGCGAAGTCCATGAAGAGACGGCGATCAAGGTCGGCGAAGTCGGCTATCTGGCCAGCCAGCCCTGGCCGTTTCCAGCCTCGCTGATGATGGGCTGCTACGGCACCGCACTCGGCCGCGACATCACTGTTGATCCCACCGAAATCGAAGATGCGGTCTGGGTCACCCGCGAGGATATGATGGAGGCATTTGCGGGGCGCCACGCGTTTTTGGCCCCCGCGCGGCGGGGCGCAATCGCGCAGTTTTTGCTATCCAACTGGCTTGCGGACCGGCTGGATTGA